A DNA window from Onthophagus taurus isolate NC chromosome 1, IU_Otau_3.0, whole genome shotgun sequence contains the following coding sequences:
- the LOC111414762 gene encoding protein arginine N-methyltransferase 7-like gives MFFKFVLKQLITYKTVTMSIFTQRLNPITGQMAWEIQSENYNFHQEVARAAYADMLHDYERNEKYEAALKVAIDRMHSQGKKANVLDIGTGTGLLSMMAVRHGADSVVACEAFNPMGECAKKVIDENGFSGKIKVIPKRSTDIKIGVDMDFKANILVTEVFDTELIGEGAFGTFKNAHNDLLEKDCIVIPHNATMYVQVVESPFINNWNRLKDVYDEEGVLLLTVPETVKNCKGTAAVHDLQLNNIDKNYFNTIISPKPISKSCFSEIFVWHY, from the coding sequence atgttttttaaatttgttttaaaacaattaattactTATAAAACTGTTACGATGAGTATTTTTACGCAACGCCTCAACCCCATTACGGGCCAAATGGCCTGGGAAATACAAAGTGagaattacaattttcatcaagaAGTCGCGAGAGCTGCTTATGCTGATATGTTACACGATTATGAGCGAAACGAAAAGTATGAAGCAGCTTTGAAAGTGGCGATTGATCGAATGCATTCGCAAGGAAAGAAGGCGAACGTTTTAGATATAGGAACGGGAACAGGTTTGTTATCTATGATGGCTGTAAGACATGGAGCCGATAGTGTTGTTGCTTGTGAAGCTTTTAACCCAATGGGGGAGTGTGCTAAGAAGGTAATTGATGAGAATGGGTTCAGTGgcaaaataaaagttattccAAAACGATCCACCGATATTAAAATTGGGGTTGATATGGATTTTAAGGCGAATATTTTGGTTACTGAAGTATTTGATACTGAATTAATAGGAGAGGGTGCTTTTGGTACATTCAAAAATGCTCACAatgatttattagaaaaagatTGTATTGTTATTCCTCATAATGCTACAATGTATGTTCAAGTTGTTGAAAGtccttttattaataattggaaCCGATTAAAAGATGTTTATGATGAGGAAGGTGTTTTATTGTTAACTGTACCTGAGACTGTTAAGAATTGTAAAGGTACAGCTGCTGTACAtgatttacaattaaataacatcgataagaattattttaataccataATATCACCAAAACCTAtctctaaaagttgtttttccgAAATATTTGTATGGcattattga
- the LOC139429020 gene encoding protein arginine N-methyltransferase 7-like, translating to MAVRHGADNVVACEAFNPMGECAKKVINKNGFSGKIMVIPKRSTDIKIGVDMDFKANILVTELFDTELIGEGAFGTFKNAHNNLLEKDCIVIPHNATMYVQVVESPFINNWNRLKDVYDEESVLLLNLPESVKNYKSTAAVHDLQFNNVDKNYFNTIISPKPISKSCFSEIFVWHY from the coding sequence ATGGCTGTAAGACATGGAGCAGATAATGTGGTTGCTTGTGAAGCTTTTAATCCAATGGGGGAGTGTGCTAAGAAGGTAATTAATAAGAATGGGTTCAGTGGCAAAATAATGGTTATTCCAAAACGATCCACCGATATTAAAATTGGGGTTGATATGGATTTTAAGGCGAATATTTTAGTTACTGAACTATTTGATACTGAATTAATAGGAGAGGGTGCTTTTGGTACCTTCAAAAATGCtcacaataatttattagaaaaagatTGTATTGTTATTCCACATAATGCTACAATGTACGTTCAAGTTGTTGAAAGtccttttattaataattggaaCCGATTAAAAGATGTTTATGATGAGGAAAgtgttttattgttaaatctACCTGAGAGTGTTAAGAATTATAAAAGTACAGCTGCTGTACATGATTTACAATTCAATAACGtcgataaaaattattttaataccataATATCACCAAAACCTAtctctaaaagttgtttttccgAAATATTTGTATGGcattattga
- the LOC111414739 gene encoding small ribosomal subunit protein mS34 gives MPYKYFGKTTTFRGKTLWEILGNLKNLGIGRVIVRSAFEKYPEPSFIKIVKVETLPSPKEPSIDNVRKVKVLVEKTFRGVKSPNLATIESSSYKTDYRLLSKDEEAEYCKIEKKPEVQMKILPRTMALPPLLKEVIIREMKADGKIVKDEPMIEIVYNRHVIKNKKINTRIANEGEKPNVEINIGLGKPSCSRLYKGLEI, from the exons ATGCCATACAAATATTTCGGAAAAACAACAACTTTTAGAGGCAAAACCCTATGGGAAATcttaggaaatttaaaaaacttaggAATCGGACGTGTTATAGTCCGAAGtgcttttgaaaaatatcCTGAACCTTCCTTCATAAAAATAGTTAAGGTTGAAACTTTGCCGTCACCAAAAGAACCTTCTATTGAt aaTGTTCGTAAAGTTAAAGTTTTAGtggaaaaaacttttagaggaGTAAAATCACCTAATCTTGCAACGATAGAGTCGAGTTCTTATAAAACGGATTACAGATTACTTTCAAAAGATGAAGAAGCGGAATATTgcaaaattgagaaaaaaccTGAAGtacaaatgaaaattttaccaAGAACTATGGCTTTACCACCGTTATTAAAAGAAGTGATAATTCGAGAAATGAAAGCTGATGGAAAAATAGTAAAAGATGAACCAATGatcgaaattgtttataataggcatgtgattaaaaataaaaaaattaatactagaATTGCTAACGAAGGTGAAAAAccaaatgttgaaattaatattGGTTTAGGTAAACCTAGTTGTTCGCGACTTTATAAAGGattagaaatataa
- the LOC111414738 gene encoding IQ domain-containing protein K-like isoform X1, with the protein MLKKMPCFTTTRPARFMQESIESDEDTWESDEEPKNDVVILEQIQKEFKDQQEEMQKYLRSKQDDCELLKNRWVDYLDKEIFIILLDILEKMFIKAKETKSMTYHKSTYNPMDFIAEQLWNLNPRHPERKDNWTNLFDMDWVKKSLKTHPRPFFPFSWIWSKDYAALKIQAYMRGYWVRRRDDVQEVRQFWRALEEDRLQLKETTSTIPPWCVCKEKNEDNECYH; encoded by the exons atgctCAAAAAAATGCCTTGTTTTACAACAACGCGGCCTGCAAGGTTTATGCAAGAAAGTATTGAATCTGATGAAGATACATGGGAAAGTGATGAAGAACCAAAAAACGATGTGGTAATCCTTGAACAGATACAAAAAGAGTTTAAAGATCAGCAAGaggaaatgcaaaaatatctTCGATCAAAACAAGATGATTGTGAATTATTAAAga atCGTTGGGTGGATTATTtagataaagaaatttttattattctcctcgatattttagaaaaaatgtttataaaagcAAAAGAAACAAAGAGCATGACG tACCATAAATCCACGTATAACCCAATGGATTTTATAGCGGAACAACTATGGAATTTAAATCCTAGACATccagaaagaaaagataattgGACGAATCTTTTCGATATGGATTGGGTAAAAAAAAGTCTTAAAACgca tCCAAGACctttctttccattttcatGGATTTGGAGTAAAGATTATgcagctttaaaaattcaagcTTACATGAGGGGTTATTGGGTAAGAAGGAGAGATGATGTGCAAGAAGTAAGACAATTTTGGAGAGCTCTTGAAGAGGATAGATTACAATTAAAGGAGACAACATCAACAATTCCACCTTGGTGTGTTTGTAAGGAAAAAAATGAAGACAatgaatgttaccattaa
- the LOC111414738 gene encoding uncharacterized protein isoform X2, translated as MLKKMPCFTTTRPARFMQESIESDEDTWESDEEPKNDVVILEQIQKEFKDQQEEMQKYLRSKQDDCELLKNRWVDYLDKEIFIILLDILEKMFIKAKETKSMTYHKSTYNPMDFIAEQLWNLNPRHPERKDNWTNLFDMDWSKTFLSIFMDLE; from the exons atgctCAAAAAAATGCCTTGTTTTACAACAACGCGGCCTGCAAGGTTTATGCAAGAAAGTATTGAATCTGATGAAGATACATGGGAAAGTGATGAAGAACCAAAAAACGATGTGGTAATCCTTGAACAGATACAAAAAGAGTTTAAAGATCAGCAAGaggaaatgcaaaaatatctTCGATCAAAACAAGATGATTGTGAATTATTAAAga atCGTTGGGTGGATTATTtagataaagaaatttttattattctcctcgatattttagaaaaaatgtttataaaagcAAAAGAAACAAAGAGCATGACG tACCATAAATCCACGTATAACCCAATGGATTTTATAGCGGAACAACTATGGAATTTAAATCCTAGACATccagaaagaaaagataattgGACGAATCTTTTCGATATGGATTGG tCCAAGACctttctttccattttcatGGATTTGGAGTAA